AGTGAAGGTTCAAATGATAGTGTTTCCCTTCAAGAGGAGTCAAAGAAAatggagagtgaagaggaagaaagcgagtCGAGTCATGGCAGGCTCTCCCAAAACACTTACAGCATAGATGAAGAAACTAAACGGACAGGAAGTGAGAGAGACCAGGAAactgatgaagaaaacgaagaaagaataagagacgaaaaagagaagcaaaagaagagaaaggtgatcAAAGACTGGattgaaagaaagacaagagaaacacgcgacaaaagaaaagaggaagcgaggaagatggaagagctggccagacaagaagaggaagaagcggagaggaagaagaaacaggaggagaggagaaaacagagaacgGAGAAGGAACTGAAGGAATGGCTGCaaaggaaagcaagagaggaaaaggaggcgatATTAAGGTAAGAACAAAcatgaaaaagtaaacaaaaacatcataacaagagagagagagagagagagagagagagagagagagcactaaccCCACCCCCCTCTACATACCACAGACAgcaagaggaagcagaggagatgaggaaaatgaaggcggagagggaggcaCGCAGCTTCCAGACATACCTCTCATGGCTCTCCCAAAACCCGCCCTCTGCCGCCCACCGCCACCACACCGCCCTCGCCTTCACCGGGAGCAGAGTCATCACCTACTACGATCGCTCCTGCCCCGCCCCTCCCGCCTTCAGGAACCAGGAGCCGTGGCGGAGGTGGTGACGGCAGGCTGGTTACTCATCTGGTGGAGAGAAGAGTAGCGTATTTTGaggacatgtttttttctttttgtttccgaAGATTTAATAGGAATTGAAATGGTTTAGGTGAAgttatttgtttttcatttatttgttcggACTTGAAATCTCTTGGTCTAAGCGTTTTATTACATAGATCTGTCCGGAGTTTTCACATTTtaagttgtttttgtttttatagaTTTATCTAGGATTTAGATATTTGGGCGATCAGTTTCTATAAATTGAATAGGTAATGCAATGTTATGGGCCTAGTTAATGGTTCTACAGATCTAAATAAGAATTAGAGTTTACGTGTTACGGTGAAAAATAGATAAGAGCGATGGAATGTAAAATGTTTGTGATGTGAGAGTATATTTATATCAAAGACATATATACAAGATTATATTTTAATGTTCTCCGTAAAATCATACAGATAATAGTGACGATAGTTTTATGGTTCAAAGAATACTGTTCATGTTTACACGAATGATAAAGTCTAAAGAAATATTCACTTGGTTTTGTTCACTATTACTGTAGTTGGTGTTCCACCCTTAGAATAGATCCTCTTCTTTACAGACAACATAGAAAACGAAGATATCAGGGAGACTAATGGATAAATTTCATTCGTTACATATTatcaaactactactacaaccgccactactactactactactactactactactactactactactactactactactactactactactgctgctgctgctgcttttgaTGCTTCTACTGCTACAAATACATCTACATCTACCCCCTACTGTCCAAGTAATTGCGCTCCCTTTTTCATGTCATTAACATAAAAATATAATGATATTTTTTATCATCATGATGATACTAAATTCACATCAACCATAACTATAATAAGACCAGGATGGAGCACGCTTCACTGTAGCCAGACCAGTTATAGTTCACTCAACCCAGACAGAGATTGCAGGAACGCGAAGGGACGAaacctttaacaacaacaacaacaacaggaacccCATTGACTGCTTCAGCCTGAGGGAACAACCCATATCACCTAAGTGTGTCGCGCGCCCCTCCCACCAATGTCTTGTTACCCCGCGACGCACAACGCTACTCTCTGGCCCACAGAAAACAGGCATCGGGGCCTGACTTGCACTTTGCACGCTCCGTTGGCAAGGAATTTCCATTTTTTCTGGTATGTTTTAATGTTTGCTGAAGAGGCGATGATGAGAAGGATTATATTATACGGCGTTAGTATTTTACAGCTACGAGAGaatataacaatgataataataataatgtgataataacaataataataataataataataataataataataataataataataataataaaaataataataataacaaaactagtagagagtaataataataacaataatgactaGAGAAATTTCAACGACTAACAATAATATTACCTTGAAAAACCTTAAGAAACAGCTATAAATATTTAAGATAACATTACCTGCTGGGAGTGGGTGAAGAtgcgttagtgaagaaaaagaaattacatACAACGGGTAGAGAAactttcaccacacacacacacacacacacacacacacacacacacacacacacacacttaccctcccctcctaccccccatGGAAGGCAACAGAAGACGACCTACATTTGCTACCTAAAGAACGTCGATCATGCGCGTGTGAGGGAAAGATAGAGACCGATTGAGACCGATAGAGACCATGAACACTCActcgctgccccccccccccctcccccacacacagaacactccctcgcctctccctcccccccccggcCAGTCACTCCCATCAGGACGAGAGGCGTGGAGTATGCAAGGCAAGAAAACACTccgaaaggaaaaaggggagaggcaTGACGAAGGTATAAGTGACAAAGAACAGCTCAAATATGGTCTTATGACGAAATATATCCACACCTCTTGCGAAGGTCAGTAATCGTGTGAACAAATAGCGAGGGTCTAGTGACGTGCTTCATGTTTTATTAGATACACATTTTATTTTCCTCGACTCGCCGCTTGGTATTTAAATTTTATTCCTCACCAAAATAAAGAGAAGTCGTGTTCGATCAATAGAGTTAAGTAGAAAAGTATATTGGAAAACTTATCGTCTGGGCAAATATTCCTTTCcatgttttctattttctctttctttcttttccttaagtcacattatatttttgtttcattgTATTGTTGCTACTTGTTGTTACTCTGAGGTTTATTTTTATTGAATAGGAAAACGATTATCATGactaggaaaagagggaggaggaggaggagaaagaggaggaggaggaaaaatgcaagtaggaggatgtggaggagagtaaaaagagaagcgttgaaaataggaggaggaaaggcaaataaaagacagggaagggaaaggaaggaaaaggtaggaagatgaagggaaaggagaataaaataaaagaatattacAGGAAAAAAAGACATACGAAAGGAGCGAAGGAAACGTTTGTAAGGAACGATGGaagagataaatgaatgaatgaatgaatgaatgaatggaatgagagaaggaaagaacgaaaggaggaaggaagaactgaaaggagagaaagaaggatagaaggtaaaaaaaagggaaggaaggaagtaagaagaggaaggaaagagagaaggaaagacaaagagagtaggaaaaatgaatgaagaatggaatgagaaaaggaaagaacgcAAGTATGCaggaagaaagaacggaaaggaaagaaagaaggatagaaggtaagaaaaagggaaggaaggaagtaagaagaggaaggaaagagagaaggaaagacaaagatagCAAGAAAAAGTTAAGTAAGTAAGTGtataaggagggaagaaaggaaggatggaaggaaaaaaaaaaagagaagaaagggaatgtgATATCTGATTCCCTTTCTGTTAGCGAACTTACACCTTTTGACCTGTGCCTTCACTCCACTACCTTCctttcccgccgcctcctcctcctcctcttcgcacgTGACGCACATTAGGACGACGTTTAATCTTCGTGTTGGACAGTGTTACGTCTTGcatcataacccccccccccctctctctctctctctctcgtgtcgctccccccctactcacacacacaaaggaaagtaTTCAagtgtttacatattttcaaaaCACCTCCGAATATTACTGTTAAGGTATTTCCGCGAGTCTGCCTTGAATAAAATCTTAGGGCAAACAAAACGCAGTGTTACCAAGACCTTCCAAACAAACACCCACATTCTTCAACATCACGACGCctaaagggactattacactgggcaaattttccgtggatcttcagtcaaaccacgatttccgctggcgtggttctcatttgtttcttgttattgctgctgctgatgatggtgagtaataccgtcgtccttcggtgaaatctactgtagctttggaagatcgtggacacgtcagaaaaccacggaaatatgagaaccacgccagcggaaatcgtggtttgactgaagatccacggaaaatttgcccagtgtaatagcccctaaaGCACTcccatttgacagggctttcgtaggagctttaaGTATGTTCTTTAACATCACGACGCCTAAGCACTcccatttgacatggctttcgtaggagcaaTAAGTATATTCTTCAGCATTAAGACGCCTAAGCACTcccatttgacagggctttcgtaagagttataagcatttcccagggtagtttTATATCCCTGCTGGTAGAGTAATGAAGCTTCTGTGTCGTGAACGTAGAAACACACTCacaagaacccgattaatccctcTTGTGGCCTCTGGAACTGATGCGAGAGGTGGACGCGTCTCAGAATACCTAACTGGCTGTGTCtcgagggaggaagaagactcGGGTCATGCAATCACGCGCGGGCAGACACGAGAGAGAATGTAATATATAGGCAGGAGGGTCACAAGGTACGCGTATCTCAACGCGGTGTTTATATTGCTTTCCTGGCACATGGTGAGTCAATATAAGCTGTTGTGGgagaccatttttttttacagctaaggagacagttcaagggcgtaaaaaaaaaaagagagaaaaaaagcccgctatttattgctcctgaatagaggtcaaaggagtgtccaaaaagagaggtcaatttcggtgttTTTTGTATCTTTTAACAGCAGAACAAGGTAAAGTGGGTACAGTTATGAGGTAGAGTGGGTAaagtaataaaggaaagaggTGAATGAATATGTAAAGTGATAATACGAtctaaaataatgataaaataaggggaaaaaaaaaagacagggtaATGTTTCTTCAAATCTTCGTCCACGGATTGCTGGAgggataaatctctctctctctctctctctctctctctctctctctctctctctctctctctctctctctctctctctctctctctctctctctctctctctctctctctctctctctctctctctctctctctctcgttggtgtTTGTGTTGACTGGGTAAACACGGTGATGATTGTCAACATggaggccggaggaggaggaggaggagagacggaagaaggaGCACAAGAACAAGGATAAAGATGTGAAAAATTAAGTccatgatgataacaacaacaacaaaatgaacGTGACCCTAAAAATATTGGCAAATGAACGAGGAAGACAGACGAGGCAATCATCCCCTGAACGGCCATAAGGTAAGAAGCAATACAGGTAATGGTGAGGCTGATGAGGGAGACGCGGGGAGGCAGGTGGCAGGTAATGAGACACCTGGGGCCCGACACACCTGAGTTACACCTAGGACCAAGCATTCACCTGAGCGTACCTTccatatattcttcctctttattgttttctctttcataatATCTAAAGGTTTCCAATTCTCTATTACcatttattattcctttttttcatactttttatctattttctcccttttgtttttctatttccatatactattattttttgcatatcttttctctatttttattccttctttttctatttccaaaCACTATTCCATTTtgcacttctctctttttctctatttccatatactcttccttttttcatatcttttctctattttctcccaattgtttttctatttccatatacaataaattttttGGATatcttttctttatgtttttttctctatttttttccttctttttctattttcaaacACTATTCCTTTTTTTgcgtttcttttctctgtttccatatactcttcctcttttcatatcttttctttattttctccctatTGTTTTTCTATTTCCATATACTattaatttttgcatatcttttctttatattttttctcaattttttttcttctttttctatttccaaaCACTATTCCTTTTTgcacttctctatttttttctctatttccatatattcctcctcttttcatatcttttctctattttttccctattgtttttctatttccatatactattattttttgcatatcttttctttatattttttctctattttttccttctttttctatttccaaaCACTATTCCTTTTCgcatttcttttctctatttccaaaTACTCTTCCTCTTTGCATGTCTTTTCTTTCGATTCTCTGTTTAATTTCCATATACTATTAACTGTTGCAtatcttttctctatatttttctctattttttccttctatttctatttccaaACACTATTCCTATTCGcatttcttttctctactttttttctctatttccatatACTCTTCCTCTTTGCATGtcttttctcttaattctctgtttattctgtcctttctctctcctgtttcctaACCCGCGCACTTTCTCGACGCTACGTgcttttcttccctgttttcttcttcgtcttctttcataacatttactttccctttctctatcctatcctttcttttacctttacTCACCTTTGCAccttatctccaccaccaccaccaccatcaccgcaagCATCACCACCGTCATTACAACGCACCGCACGAACACACAACGGCCATTACCATTAGTCGATGCTatcaacataaaaaaataattacataagTCGTTTGAGATGCCCCTTGCATGAAGATAATATATTCCTTTTGCCTTCACTAAAATAATAACACTTTCACAGCCCCTTTGCCTTCttactctctctatcttctcttcctcttcctcctcctcttccttcctctctccatatttAGCGACTCCAGCACCCCTGACAtttatttcttacttctttttttcacttccttcagctccttctttgccttcttcatctcttaaccttcctcttccttccacttcttcattcttcttctcttcctcttccctccttcttcctccctccatctttatctcttaaccttcctcttccttccacctcttcattcttcctctcttcctcttctttccttcttcctccctccatcttcaacTCTAGCATCCCTGacatttcttttctacttttttttctttttcctcctcctcctccttaccctcctctacctcctactCTACTATCTACATTATCATTCAACTTGTTCGTGATGACGCATGACACATAAGAACAAAATGCCATTCACAACCCATTAGCATCACACGTGCACAGTTACCAGAACCGAGCCGAATGCAAACCTTAACCcacatgtttttcgctcagcgtggccgggaaacgctaaattaccatgtggtgaggtttgttttcgtaaaattaaaacccctcccccctgGGGGGGCTTTTGCGTCACAGTCGGACATGCACGTCATAAGACGCTCatgtcaacatatgcggtatcattcgtatatatacgtaaaaattgcattagaatattttatttcttcgtaaattttgtcatctgtcattctctctccttagcgcggagaggcaggggaggaagagaggtgccaccgcgccagtgccaagcgagagacagacgggaagagtatgtcgtacttttctctcctctccagccaaaaaaacgtctttacaaatgatgtacaagcgcaaggcaaccagaaaaagagtcaccaacatcaagagggcttatggagcggccaaacctcagaaaacaagcaagagagtagcgtagaagcaaggcactccAGCGAGGCACTTGCGCTACGCGGGAGTGCCGCGGGCCCAGATGTCcgatcattctccagtaagtcaacaagatatacacaataatatgtgaaaatttgatgccaatcaaataaatgcaaatggcaagacaggaatgaaatgtaaaaaaaatctttaggggccaatatctcgaaaatgagttttttaaacttaaaataatttcacaaaatcggtaaaaagtctgatcgacttttgttaggtatcagttgaaactacaactaaagggcaattttttgttggaaatagattttcaataatgtcaaaagaaaacgggacacagagaggagaaaataataattgacaaaagattgtaatattttttcttcgaagacaaaacaaaaaaataaaaaaagttacttccaacaaaatgtagataggtaaacaaagtttctatggtattttttttcaaaccgattaactgaaaaataaagcctgtgaaacaaaaaaacgaaaaatacgctttgtttgagtctctcctaaacttcacccgaatttgatgaaattcacagaataacaTACCTTTACAGTAAAAaacaacatactaagatttcaaagctattggacgtaccatatgcgcaggaaGATCCccccgtagtcgccccccttTTAAGCTATAAATAAGACTGGGAAAAATTTGGGTCGTCTGAGAATTTGATTTTACTGTATTGTTTCGAGTCTTATTTGTCATGCAGGGTTTGCCTCCACGTGtgtaaacagtaaaaaaaaaccgtaagtgtgtgtgtgaatgtgtgtggaggaaaaaaaattgttaggacaagtgtgtgtgtgaatgtttctTTTGGTGACATGCAAGAACGAGTCACATTTAAAACAGAAACTTTACATGTATTCGCACTACCCACAGCGGTTTCGAAAGATAAAGAAACGGAGGCGAAatcaattatatataaaaaacggaaaaaataaaacaggatttTCAAATCTATGACTTAAAgcaaatttatttatctattgtccgtctatctgtttatctgtctgtctgcctcgtctcgtctctctcgtctctctctctctctctctctctctctctctctctctctctctctctctctcaaggctaaGGAGGTACGAGACTTGAGTGCTAAATTTCGTTTGCTTGAGTGATTAGCAAATTAATGATGTTCCAAGAGccgaaatggtggtggtgattagtacacaaacacacgcacatgaacacacacacacacacacacacac
The window above is part of the Eriocheir sinensis breed Jianghai 21 chromosome 44, ASM2467909v1, whole genome shotgun sequence genome. Proteins encoded here:
- the LOC126980311 gene encoding capping protein inhibiting regulator of actin dynamics-like; its protein translation is MTDDFFDDYYESVGVGGDIGAFLKSGQGDTGTQPSGHAEADDLHKPPPTGHAKDASIDKDTTTAPGGSYSESFETENTKSESLKKQTSEEDSNEVSEDVNGSEEASSADVTQENDSEGSNDSVSLQEESKKMESEEEESESSHGRLSQNTYSIDEETKRTGSERDQETDEENEERIRDEKEKQKKRKVIKDWIERKTRETRDKRKEEARKMEELARQEEEEAERKKKQEERRKQRTEKELKEWLQRKAREEKEAILRQQEEAEEMRKMKAEREARSFQTYLSWLSQNPPSAAHRHHTALAFTGSRVITYYDRSCPAPPAFRNQEPWRRW